GTCAGTCGGCTCACTGTCATCCGATGCGTGAGCACTCGACTCCTCCACATATCATTGATCTCTAAGAGATCTGGTTTTGCGCTTTGCTCCCCAGCCGTGGACCTTCCTGCGTTTGCTGCGCCTTGTCGGTTGTGCACGTTGTTCTTCTGGTGCCTTTCGCTTTTTAGATGATGGCTGTGCAGTTTCCTTCTTAGCTGGTTGTGTTCGTGTAGACTTTGTTTCAGCAGACGATGTAGATGGTTCAGGTGTATCATCTGGTACTGCTCTCTTTGGAGTCCCTTTGCGTCTGCCTTTACCTTTTGAAGCAACACCATTTGGAATTTTAGGTACTAGGGGTTCTTCTGGCTCTGCATCAGGCTCCTTGCCAGGTTCATTCTTGTCGTCTTTTGTCTGTTCAGTGGCTTCTTTATTATCAGCTGCAGATGTGTCATCGCTTTTCTTTGCGCACACCTCATCTTTGTCATCTGCCATACCCACAACATTATCAGCTCCCTTATTCTCTGGAGTTTCCGTGATTTGACTTTCAGTTCCTACAGCTACCCCTGCATCTTTGCTAACTGTGTCTTCATCTGCAGCAACATTCTGTATGTCACTCTTTATTCCATCATCTTTACTAGGTGCAGTATCCTCTCCCCCTTTATCTCCTGGGGTTTCAGAACTCTTTTCTGCACCAGCAgttctctctgtcttaccatctgaaatcccTGCTGGGCTGTCTTTAGGATCCTCGCCCACCTCCTTTTCTGAATGTTTGTCATCTGGAATCTTCTTTGTATCATCCTCTGTCTCCTTGCTTTCTATATTCCTTGCTGACACAGATGCTTCCTCACTGTCATCCTTTGTGGTCTCTAAGCTGAGGGCTGTCTTACTTTCTGAACTTTCAGCTTGTTTTATAGTTTCACCACCTCCAACTGATTTTGTTTTGCTATGGTTATCACCTACTAACTTTCTGTCATCACTGTCAAGATCTGTACTGGCTTTAGTATCATGAACTTCTGATAGTGACTTAGATTCCATTTCACCTAACTTGGTAGTCTCCTTATTATCTTCACTGGTCAATTTTTCTTCTAGCCCAGTTTCTTTGTTTTCCGGTGTATTGACATTTTTTGACTCCTGGTTAGGGTTTTCGTGATATGTAGATTCTGAGCCATGCTCTTTTGTTTCagcactttgtgtgtgtgttttctgatcTTCCTTAGCCTCATTATCCTCAGATTGATCAGTTTTTGCTGTTGATACACTTGCAGACAAACCTGTCTGTGAGGCTGCCATCTTATTGTGGCAGGGTTAGTTGCCTCTGTTATTGCAACCTGGAATAAAATTATGGAGACCATGAGACACATTTAACAGACTACATAACATAAATCTAATACTGCATTATTGGCTTGAATGAGTAATTATTAACAAATTCAGAATTAGCATTCCACTACTTATTGTTTGGGCATAGTTTAATATATCTAAAATAGCAGTCACATCCACACTAACCTACTGCATCACACGTACTCTGAAATACTGGTACCAAATAAAGAATCGATAACATTGAAGAAACTAGTTCTTGATAGTTATGATGATTGTAGCGCATCATTTCACACACTAAAACACTCTTACCAGGGGTATAATATCAATGTGCTAGTACTTTATTGGCCCGTTTTGCGTGTCAAGTTAGAGTTTTGTTTCAAATAACATGCTTACCTGTTCCCCAGTTAACTGAAGAAAAACTGACCACCTCATAGACTGAACAACGCTTACTGCGCACATATAGCAACACTAGCTTTATGGACgcacagaagaaagaaaaatgccgcgcgcgcgcgcgcgcgcgcgcgcgcgcccacacacacacacacacacgcacacgcacacacacacacacgcacacacacacacacgcacacagagggagagagagagagagagagagagagagagagagagagagactaatttTGTTATTACAAGTCGAGTTCATGTCGTACATCGAAATGTAAACTTACCGTGCAGCAACAAAACAGTAATCCGGTGCAGCAAGAACTTAAAgttgacaaagaaagtgaagctaTATTTATATGACATAAATGACACAATATATACATAGATCTGAAAATATGGTTTCCAAATCTATACATTTTCTTACATACAATGACTGATGACTAATAAATAGGCATTCATTATAAATGACAATGACCAGTGTACCATGAGCGTAATGAAGTGCGCTAAcgatcatatgggagctatatacaCGTACGTCATTTGGAATTTTTGTCAAGAGAGTTTTAAATTATCAGCGTTGAACTGCTAAGTttcgaaaaaattcacattttctaaaatttaataaggagcactgtactacaagaaacagattacttaagttACTGTTGTTGACGCAGTTTCAGTAGCAACAAATCAGTGGTTCGGTTCAGTGTGGCTCACTCAGGATTCTCAACACAACCGTCCACTTCAGcggggaaaaaaaaaatctctaccATCCCACTTATTGCAAAGCCACCGCACATTTACACAAATGGTGGAAAAGGAAAGATGATACTACGAGGTATTGATTTAAATACCCGTTCCTTACGACAAAAGAGGGTAAAACCGTATATACATAATAACTCTCGTACGATTTCAACTGTAAACTCTCGGCACACCGTAATAGAACCGTCCAGACGGAGAAAAACTAACAGGTGGAAAACAAACATTTAAGCGAAAGCGGTCTAAGATCAAAGCGCGTTATGTGTAGCAGCACGGACAATTAGATATCTTTGTTCTGGCCATATTAAAAGCTGCAAATCTTAAAAATATAAGATTCTCAAGAGCAAACTATATGCGTTCTTACCTTAAGTAGCTTTGCACTCTCGAATCCACGGGTTTCCTGTAAACATTATTCTAAGCGGACACTTGGTGATCAAAGCTAACTAAATTAACGCTATCCTTAAGAAAAAGTGAATGCTATCCTTAGGCAATTAAAAATTACACATTGTTATTGAAAATGCGCATGTACGCGCCAAAATACCGGTACATCTGCGACGACAAATTACGCCAGAAATTAACAGTTGAAGTAGTAGTTAACAAAAAAGAAAGTGTTTAAGGTACTTTCGTGTTGTTCTTTACTTTATCAGTGGCAATACAATTATCGTATTCATACATGGGCAAATGTATAACCCTACAATCAAAATTGGTTCAGCACATCCAAGTTCACATCCTAACAATCCCTAAAAGAAGAAAATTATTATATAGTACGGATAGGAAAACTGAAAACAAACAGTGTTCACCCCGCcacaacaaaacgaaattaaacacCACACCTCACTGACGTACCTGCACTTGCCCTCAGCATACATCAGCTTCCAACGTCCACCGCCTACTGATCGATGGAAGCGACAAcaggtacttttaaacactgtaGTTCGGGGGTGGGCGGGGAGAGCAAGAGGAATTCTCAAAGATAACAGTAGAAAGATATAGTACTTCCCATTGTGAACCTCGACAGAAGTGCACAAGCTGTCGTCGAACATAAatgttttatatttgtttatacattcaGGCGATTGTATGACGTACAAATATATATCGTGCG
This portion of the Schistocerca serialis cubense isolate TAMUIC-IGC-003099 chromosome 3, iqSchSeri2.2, whole genome shotgun sequence genome encodes:
- the LOC126470541 gene encoding proteoglycan 4-like; amino-acid sequence: MAASQTGLSASVSTAKTDQSEDNEAKEDQKTHTQSAETKEHGSESTYHENPNQESKNVNTPENKETGLEEKLTSEDNKETTKLGEMESKSLSEVHDTKASTDLDSDDRKLVGDNHSKTKSVGGGETIKQAESSESKTALSLETTKDDSEEASVSARNIESKETEDDTKKIPDDKHSEKEVGEDPKDSPAGISDGKTERTAGAEKSSETPGDKGGEDTAPSKDDGIKSDIQNVAADEDTVSKDAGVAVGTESQITETPENKGADNVVGMADDKDEVCAKKSDDTSAADNKEATEQTKDDKNEPGKEPDAEPEEPLVPKIPNGVASKGKGRRKGTPKRAVPDDTPEPSTSSAETKSTRTQPAKKETAQPSSKKRKAPEEQRAQPTRRSKRRKVHGWGAKRKTRSLRDQ